The Podarcis raffonei isolate rPodRaf1 chromosome 2, rPodRaf1.pri, whole genome shotgun sequence genome window below encodes:
- the SMIM36 gene encoding small integral membrane protein 36, translating into MDFYLEIDPVTLNLIILVASYVILLLVFLISCVMYDCRGRDPSKEYAPEIPTENQPPIRLVVMQQGNPNTRWAKGPFPTYENPPGPQGKRTTIV; encoded by the coding sequence ATGGATTTTTATTTAGAAATTGACCCGGTTACCTTGAACCTGATCATCCTGGTAGCTAGCTATGTCATCCTGCTCTTGGTTTTCCTGATTTCCTGTGTGATGTATGACTGTCGAGGGAGAGACCCCAGTAAGGAATATGCTCCTGAGATCCCAACGGAGAACCAGCCTCCGATCCGGCTAGTGGTGATGCAGCAAGGGAACCCCAACACCCGCTGGGCGAAAGGACCTTTCCCCACTTATGAAAACCCTCCTGGCCCACAAGGGAAAAGGACTACGATTGTATAA